Within the Streptosporangium album genome, the region AAGCGTCCCGGTAAATGCCAGATGTACGGAGATCGTCGGCTAGCTTGCGCGCATCGAAAACTCATATCCGCTGCTCAGCATCATGAAATCTGCAGATTTGTCTGTACAAGTGTGCGCATCTTGGCTGTGCTGTGGCGTCCTGTCACGGCGGTGATATCCCAGTAAATCGCAATTAACAATCGTCCCGGTCGGGACGGTTCTTCTTCTCGCAGTGCCCGCACCGATGGCACATGCGGGACGTGTCACGCGGGTCCACCGCATCGAGATCGAGAAGGCGATCGAGAGCCTGCACGGTTCGGGGCTCGCCGTACTGCTGGTCGAGCAGTACGTGGACGTGGCCCTGCGCCTGCGGTCACCGGATCAGGGAAGCGCCTCGAAGGAGTTGAAGCTGACGTCCACACCGGAGCCGTCGCGCGAGGCGTGGGCGAACATGCCGATGGAGCCGGAGGCGAGTGGCCCCTTCCTGTCGATCCGGGAGACGACCTGCCTGCCGTTGACGCGCAGGCTCAGGCTGGTCCCCGCCGTGCCGCCCCGGCAGGTCGCCTGCAGGCTGACGAGCCGGGCGGGGTCGTAACCGGGCACGCGGACGCGTTTCACCGTGGCGGGCGCCTCGCCGCTCTTGACGATGGAGGCGTCACCGTCGCTGGTGATCGAGAACTCGTAGCGGCGGGAACCCTTGTCCATGCCACGGCAGAAGACGCCGAAGGTGCCCTTGCCGCCCAGCATCTGGAGCTTCGCGGTGATGGTCGTGTTCCCCACCGGTGTGCTCACGGGGGCGATGACCGGGAGGTAGTCGTCCGAGGAGGCGACGAGCCGGTAGGCGCCGCGGACCGGCCGGTGCTTTCCCCTGCCCCGCGCCGCCACGGTCCAGCCGCTGTTGGGGCCGGTGAAGTCGTCCAGGAACGGCAGGGTCCGCGCCGACGTGGGCTTGGCCGTCGCCGGGGTGGAGGACGGTGACGGTGACGGGGTCGTCGGGGCGGAGGGGGAGCCCGTGGGCTGGGCCGTGCCGCTCACGTCGACGGCCGGTGGCGTCGGGGGCCTGCGGTCGCCGGCGGCGCCGTCGTCCGGCAGGAAGAAGGAGATACCGGCGACGACCAGCGCGACCGCCACCCCTCCGGCGAGGGGAAGGGCGACCGACCGCCTCCACTGCGTCGCGGGGGTGTCCGCCGCCGGGGTCGGCGGCCGGGGCGCGGGGCGTTCCACCACGGCGGGCAGGGCGGGGGGCCGTACCTCCTGCGGGTTCGGCGGGGCGGGTCTCGAGGCGAGAGACGTGGCGGGGTCGGCCGCGCCGGTGAGGATCCTGAGGATGTCCTGCACGCTCGGGCGGTGGGCCGGGTCCCAGGCGAGGGCGCGCCCGGCCAGCTCGCGGAGCGGACCGTGCAGCCCGGTCAGATCCGGCTCGACGCTGCCACCTGGCGGCTCTGCCGGGCCGGGCTCGGCGCCGTGCAGTCCGGTCAGGCCGGGTCCGACACGGTCACCGTACAGCCCCGTGCCGCCGCCGGACGGGGTGCGGCCGGTCGCCGCGTAGAGGACGATCCCGCCCCAGGCGAACACGTCCGACGCGGTGCCGACCTCCTCTCCGCGCGCCTCCTCCGGCGACACGTACCCGGGGGCGCCCGCCTGGCCGGTGAGATGGGCCACGCCGAAGCCGATCACCCTCGGGCCGAGCGGACCCAGCAGGACGGTGGACGGCTTCAGATTCCGGTGCACGACCCCGGCGGCGTGGACGGCCTGCAGGGCGACCGCGGTGGACACGGCCAGCGTGTCCAGGGCCGATCCGGCGAGAGGGCCCTCGCCTTCGACCCGTCGGCGCAGGTCCGGGCCGTCGACGTACTCGGTGACCAGGTAGGCCTGGTCACCGTCGAGCCTGGTGTCCACAACCGGGGCAATACAGGACCTGGCGGTGCGGGAGGCGGCTTCCGCCTCCTGCTGGAACCGCTGCCGGAACGCCGGTCCGGCGGCCAGGTGAGGGTGGATGAGCTTGACGACGACCTGACGGCCGTCGGGGTCACGGGCGAGGAACACCTCGCCCGTGCCTCCCTGCCCGAGCCCGCGCACCACGCGGTACGGCCCAATGACACGATCCATCGTCCCCTGCTTCCAGAGATCTGATAGTGGATCTTAAGGGGTATTTCGGTCATCGGACCGGTAAGACGTTTGATCTCGTCTTGATGAAGAAGCGCCCGATTCCGGTGGCGGCCGCATAGCCTGCCAGACAGACGGGGATCCCGGAGGTGTCATGGGCAAAGAGCCTGCGGACGCGGCAAGGCCGGCGGAGGATCCACCGGCACCCTCCGAAGATCATGATGCCCGGCCCGGCCCGGAGCCCGGTCCGCCGCCCGCTCACGATATGCCGCCCGCTCTCGGCATGCCGTCCGGACCTGTCCGGCCACGACGGATGAGACGGTTCCGGCTCGCGGCGTGGGTCGCCCTGATCCTGGCCGCACTCGTGGTCGGGGCGTCCGTCGTGTGGGTGAACGGGCCGCCCACCGAGGCCGAGCTGCGGGAGCAGGCCGGGCTGTTCACCAAGGACAGGCTCCGGATCGGGGTGAAGGCCGACACCCCGGGCATCGCCCTCCAGGAGAAGACCGGCAGGCGTGCCTTCACCGGGTTCGACATCCAGATCGCCTACATGATCGCCGCGGAGCTGGGTTACCCGCCGGACAAGGTCGACTTCCTGGCCATCGAGACCGAGGACCGGGCACGCATGCAGGCACTGGACGACAGGGGCCGGTCCGTCAGGGTGGACCTCGTGGTCGCCAGCTTCAGCGTGACACGCGCCCGGCAGGACGATTCCGCCGTCGGCTTCTCCACGCCGTATCTCTACACCGAG harbors:
- a CDS encoding serine/threonine-protein kinase; translation: MDRVIGPYRVVRGLGQGGTGEVFLARDPDGRQVVVKLIHPHLAAGPAFRQRFQQEAEAASRTARSCIAPVVDTRLDGDQAYLVTEYVDGPDLRRRVEGEGPLAGSALDTLAVSTAVALQAVHAAGVVHRNLKPSTVLLGPLGPRVIGFGVAHLTGQAGAPGYVSPEEARGEEVGTASDVFAWGGIVLYAATGRTPSGGGTGLYGDRVGPGLTGLHGAEPGPAEPPGGSVEPDLTGLHGPLRELAGRALAWDPAHRPSVQDILRILTGAADPATSLASRPAPPNPQEVRPPALPAVVERPAPRPPTPAADTPATQWRRSVALPLAGGVAVALVVAGISFFLPDDGAAGDRRPPTPPAVDVSGTAQPTGSPSAPTTPSPSPSSTPATAKPTSARTLPFLDDFTGPNSGWTVAARGRGKHRPVRGAYRLVASSDDYLPVIAPVSTPVGNTTITAKLQMLGGKGTFGVFCRGMDKGSRRYEFSITSDGDASIVKSGEAPATVKRVRVPGYDPARLVSLQATCRGGTAGTSLSLRVNGRQVVSRIDRKGPLASGSIGMFAHASRDGSGVDVSFNSFEALP